AGTCAATGCTTGAGGTAAACTTTTTATTAGTTTTAATCCTAACTGCGTGGGTGAAGCAGTACCTTTGCCCCTCCAAACACGAAAGTTCCAGGGCAGCCGCCAACGTCCAACAACTAAATATAGTACGACTAGGTGTAGTCCTCGCTTGCCATGATACACCCGTACCAATTGCTCAAAAGCTTTGAATTTACCTCTTTTTTCTAGGGTAGTCAGGTCAATAATCACTTGTAGAAAGGGTCTGCGCCCTTTGTGACACTGACTGATGATTCGTTTAAGTGCTATTTGTCGAGTTGTGCGAATTAGCTTTCGAGTTGACCAAGAGTAGACGTTGAGAAACCGACTTAAAGCACTGGCAGACTTAGCTTTACTGTGCTGCGGTAAGGGATGCCCTTGTGCTTGTAAAAATAATCCCAACATTGCTTGCAGACTCTTTTGCTGGTAGGGACTCGGCATCATCGATAGCAGGGTGTAAACTAACCCTTGGGCGTGGGCAAGGATGGTTGACATCGTTCTTGCGTTCAATGTGTTTCACGCCCTTTTCTCCCATCTTTTGAGACTTGGTGCAAGATGTGAGCACAAGCAATAACTCCAAACTCATTAACCAGCCTCCTACTCAGTTTGTGGGCAAAGTCTTCTCTTTTCCATCGGATGCGCTCATGCACTCTAGCAACTGGTTTACGACGCTTGGCTCTTTGTGGCGTTCCCTTCTCTTCCTTACTGAGTTTGCGCTGTACTTTGGTAAGCTTCTTTTCCTCGCTCCTAAAGAATCTAGGGTTGGCTATTTGCTCCCCTGTACTCAATGTGGCGAACGCTTCCAAGCCGACATCAATCCCGACTACCTTATCAGTTGGTGGAAGTATGTTTGGCTCTATTTCGCAAGAAAAGCAGACATACCATTTATTGGTGGAGGAACGCCGAATAGTCAAGGTTTTAATCTTGCCTTCGATGGGACGATGCAGCACCATCCACAAACGCCCAACTTTAGACAAGGCAAGCCACTCGCCATCAATCTTAAACCCGCTTTGGGCATAGGTCATCGAATCATAGCGTCCATATCCTTTGAACCTAGGATAACCA
This window of the Chroococcidiopsis sp. CCMEE 29 genome carries:
- a CDS encoding transposase, whose translation is MNKAYKYRIYPTKGQQRLLNRMLEECRWLYNRTLGYRKDAWEQEERSADWYETKRLIPVYKKTVRPTLSKVYSQVLQNVTERVDLAFKAFFRRLKNGEEPGYPRFKGYGRYDSMTYAQSGFKIDGEWLALSKVGRLWMVLHRPIEGKIKTLTIRRSSTNKWYVCFSCEIEPNILPPTDKVVGIDVGLEAFATLSTGEQIANPRFFRSEEKKLTKVQRKLSKEEKGTPQRAKRRKPVARVHERIRWKREDFAHKLSRRLVNEFGVIACAHILHQVSKDGRKGRETH